In Leishmania donovani BPK282A1 complete genome, chromosome 18, a genomic segment contains:
- a CDS encoding kinesin, putative, translating into MSQRRVEVAVRVRPDTESRHNSCVSLNHATRHISAQDDTGANALTGRRSYKEDFLFDEHVSNRAVFEELVLQKMRAATPEHPDTLCFLAYGHTSSGKTYTIAGSEQEPGILALCVEELLRGEGVVEVAMLEVYLESVNDLLAHGEPRHIRRRQGMQGPVIVVEGLTTCSLTSVEQWNAVAAYGMSSRRTAPTERNPRSSRSHAIFTIKSRGVRLCFVDLAGSERQTVFSPQLNKESISINKSLSRLSTVLEALSNQRIAHDGTRSYVNFRDTTLTVLLQRYLTGASMTTFLACVHPSADYYQETLSTLRYTQRLKRIRTRVTKVDEGEWSGMRVSEHQVLLDELNRLREQMKVSENVTKLVEATHRRRIAELEHTLAKQGGSHDGAAGASAPLSSAPREMNARRARDTRRVAGWLLSRVLGDLPELNVGYDDYFDAYFPPSVQVIGYVSAMASLVPRIASDDPLAFLDVGDLAMGLSMLDAGVPPFVRLHKSVCSDPSSWEGCEWDGTQNMVYVLAFFEYHPTAMSSAAAEDAAGMEEALPCCGGYTTSAPLLPIATVLCVAASTTRRVKEEVLQRLVDLQCEQHEAVAEQAKTGARSPSLSSTMLSSRQAGFPSAASLLDASDMRNVSEAESDDDASASTGSTSGGALLALEARCQAADTPHIATPFQEEEGSASGGCSCDSCEEARAAMRSAEVHRHLAGELTSPSRPSAPPPRARNAEESAKVRGCTAAAVSSPLLMPATCKSFSPLRPSGTSSAPLPPADEFPPGHTSKRRNRTAGEGKTVKMQSCQGCRSM; encoded by the coding sequence ATGAGTCAACGCCGCgtcgaggtggcggtgcgcgttCGACCCGACACGGAATCGCGCCATAACTCGTGTGTCTCCCTCAATCATGCAACCCGTCACATAAGCGCGCAGGACGACACCGGCGCCAACGCGCTGACTGGGCGCCGCTCTTACAAGGAGGACTTTCTCTTTGATGAGCATGTGAGCAACCGAGCTGTGTTCGAGGAGCTGGTGCTGCAAAAGATGCGCGCAGCCACCCCAGAACACCCCGACACGCTGTGCTTCCTTGCCTACGGCCACacaagcagcggcaagacCTATACCATAGCGGGCAGTGAGCAGGAGCCCGGCATTCTCGCGCTCTgcgtcgaggagctgcttCGGGGCGAGGGTGTGGTCGAGGTGGCGATGCTGGAGGTGTATCTGGAGTCTGTGAACGACCTTCTCGCGCACGGAGAGCCGCGGCACATCCGCCGACGGCAAGGCATGCAGGGCCCGGTGATTGTAGTGGAGGGACTGACGACGTGCTCTCTCACATCTGTGGAACAGTGGAATGCCGTAGCCGCGTACGGCATGAGTTCACGCCGCACCGCGCCGACGGAGCGCAACCCCCGCAGCAGTCGTAGCCACGCCATCTTCACGATCAAAAGTCGCGGAGTGCGTCTCTGCTTTGTTGACTTGGCCGGGAGTGAGCGACAGACCGTCTTCTCCCCTCAGCTCAACAAGGAGAGTATCAGCATCAACAAATCACTCTCCCGCCTGAGCACCGTGCTGGAGGCTCTGAGCAACCAACGAATAGCCCACGACGGAACTCGCTCCTATGTAAACTTCCGAGACACCACCTTGACAgtgctcctgcagcgctaCCTGACCGGGGCGTCCATGACCACCTTTCTCGCATGCGTGCATCCGAGCGCAGACTACTACCAGGAGACGCTCAGCACTCTTCGCTACACTCAGCGGCTGAAGCGCATCCGCACCCGCGTCACCAAGGTCGATGAAGGCGAGTGGAGTGGAATGAGGGTCAGTGAGCACCAGGTGCTGCTCGATGAGCTGAATCGCCTACGTGAGCAGATGAAGGTGAGCGAGAACGTTACCAAGCTCGTTGAGGCAACccatcggcgccgcatcgcagAGCTGGAACACACGCTGGCAAAGCAGGGGGGATCACATGACGGTGCAGCTGGTGCTTCCGCGCCGCTTTCGTCCGCTCCCAGAGAGATGAACGCCAGACGCGCGAGGGACACGCGGCGGGTAGCGGGCTGGCTGCTCAGCCGCGTCTTGGGCGATCTGCCAGAGCTGAACGTGGGCTACGACGATTACTTTGACGCCTACTTTCCTCCGTCCGTCCAGGTTATCGGGTACGTGTCAGCCATGGCGAGCCTCGTGCCGCGCATCGCCAGCGACGACCCCCTCGCATTTCTTGACGTCGGTGACTTGGCCATGGGCCTCTCCATGCTAGACGCTGGCGTCCCCCCATTCGTTCGACTGCACAAGTCTGTCTGCAGTGACCCGAGTAGCTGGGAGGGGTGCGAGTGGGATGGTACCCAGAACATGGTTTACGTGCTCGCCTTCTTTGAGTACCACCCCACGGCCAtgtcctccgccgccgccgaggatgcCGCTGGCATGGAGGAGGCTCTACCGTGCTGTGGTGGCTACACGAcgtccgcgccgctgctgccgataGCGACGGTGCTCTGCGTGGCAGCGAGCACGACTCGCCGCGTCaaagaggaggtgctgcagcgcctcgtcgacTTGCAGTGTGAGCAGCACGAGGCAGTCGCGGAGCAGGCCAAGACTGGCGCACGGTCACCTTCGCTGTCGTCGACGATGCTATCGTCTCGCCAAGCTGGCTTTCCTTCAGCGGCGTCGCTTCTCGACGCTTCTGACATGCGAAACGTGAGTGAGGCAGAGAgtgacgacgacgcctcTGCTTCCACTGGCAGCACTAGTGGTGGTGCGCTACTCGCGCTGGAGGCTCGCTGTCAAGCGGCCGACACGCCCCACATTGCGACACCGTttcaagaggaggagggcagcgccagcggaggctgcagctgcgactcgtgcgaagaggcgcgcgcagcgATGCGGTCAGCCGAggtgcaccgccacctcgctGGCGAGCTCACCTCCCCTTCAaggccgtcggcgccgccgccacgagcGCGCAACGCGGAAGAGTCGGCAAAAGTGAGGGGTtgcactgcggcggcagtgtCGTCCCCGCTGTTGATGCCGGCAACATGTAAGTCATTTTCCCCCTTGCGGCCTTCCGGCACCTCGTCGGCGCCTTTGCCGCCCGCAGACGAGTTTCCACCGGGGCACACCAGTAAGCGACGTAACAGGACCGCTGGTGAAGGCAAGACCGTGAAGATGCAGTCGTGCCAGGGGTGCCGCTCTATGTGA